The Erigeron canadensis isolate Cc75 chromosome 4, C_canadensis_v1, whole genome shotgun sequence genome window below encodes:
- the LOC122596162 gene encoding UDP-glucuronate 4-epimerase 3-like produces MNMKLSSSSHMDNIPSTPGKFKMEKTYRYRWQYASFAKLTFWTIIFLGLILVFFFKSPPNSSSSSSSMASEDLSRRSLKTQSWGGPGWEKRVKSSAKIRTTNGLSVLVTGAAGFVGTHVSAALKRRGDGVLGIDNFNNYYDPSLKRARQALLERSGIYIVEGDINDIVLVTKLFELVPFTHVMHLAAQAGVRYAMQNPSSYVHSNIAGLVNLLEVCKNANPQPAIVWASSSSVYGLNTKTPFSEKDRTDQPASLYAATKKAGEEIAHTYNHIYGLSLTGLRFFTVYGPWGRPDMAYFFFTRDILKGKSIQIFEGANHGTVARDFTYIDDIVKGCLGALDTAEKSTGSGGKKKGNAQLRVFNLGNTSPVPVSDLVSILERLLKVKAKRTVMKLPRNGDVPFTHANISYARKEFGYKPTTDLQTGLKKFVRWYVSYYGPGKKNDH; encoded by the coding sequence ATGAATATGAAGTTATCTTCATCATCACATATGGATAATATCCCATCAACACCAGGCAAATTCAAGATGGAAAAAACCTATAGATACAGATGGCAATATGCATCTTTTGCAAAACTTACATTTTGGACTATTATATTCTTGGGTTTAATCCttgttttcttcttcaaatcaCCACcaaactcatcatcatcatcatcgtcaatGGCATCAGAAGATCTTTCAAGAAGATCATTAAAGACTCAATCTTGGGGAGGACCCGGATGGGAAAAACGGGTCAAATCATCTGCCAAGATCCGAACAACAAATGGGTTATCAGTGTTAGTCACCGGAGCAGCAGGGTTCGTCGGAACTCATGTCAGCGCCGCCTTGAAACGCCGTGGAGATGGTGTGTTGGGGATTGACAATTTCAACAATTATTATGACCCTTCTTTGAAAAGAGCTAGGCAAGCATTGTTGGAAAGAAGTGGGATATATATCGTTGAAGGCGATATAAACGACATCGTTTTGGTAACGAAATTATTTGAATTAGTCCCTTTTACTCATGTTATGCATTTAGCTGCACAGGCTGGTGTTAGATATGCAATGCAGAATCCTAGTTCTTATGTTCATAGTAATATTGCTGGTTTAGTTAATCTTTTAGAAGTTTGTAAAAATGCTAATCCACAGCCTGCAATTGTTTGGGCATCATCTAGTAGTGTTTATGGACTAAATACTAAGACACCCTTTTCCGAAAAAGATAGGACTGATCAGCCTGCTAGTTTATATGCTGCCACAAAAAAAGCCGGTGAAGAGATTGCGCATAcgtataatcatatatatggatTGTCTTTAACTGGTTTGAGGTTCTTTACTGTTTACGGACCTTGGGGTAGGCCGGATATGGcttatttcttttttactaGGGATATTTTGAAAGGAAAGTCGATACAAATCTTTGAAGGTGCTAATCATGGTACGGTGGCTCGTGATTTTACTTACATTGATGATATCGTGAAAGGTTGTTTGGGTGCTTTGGATACTGCTGAAAAGAGTACAGGAAGTGGCGGGAAGAAGAAAGGGAATGCGCAGTTGAGGGTTTTTAATTTGGGGAATACTTCACCGGTTCCTGTATCAGATCTTGTTAGTATTTTGGAAAGATTGTTGAAAGTGAAGGCGAAAAGGACTGTGATGAAGTTGCCTAGAAATGGTGATGTTCCGTTTACACATGCGAATATTAGTTATGCTAGAAAGGAGTTTGGATATAAGCCCACAACAGATCTTCAAACGGGTTTGAAGAAGTTTGTGAGGTGGTATGTTAGTTACTATGGTCCTGGGAAGAAGAACGATCATTGA
- the LOC122595722 gene encoding 40S ribosomal protein S13-like: MGRMHSKGKGISASAKPYKRTPPSWLKISAQDVQDSICKFAKKGLTPSQIGVILRDSHGIAQVNSVTGSKILRILKAHGLAPEIPEDLYHLIKKAVAIRKHLERNRKDKDSKFRLILVESRIHRLARYYKKTKKLPPVWKYESTTASTLVA; encoded by the exons ATGGGGCGTATGCACAGCAAAGG AAAGGGTATCTCAGCATCCGCTAAGCCATACAAGAGGACTCCACCAAGCTGGCTTAAGATCTCTGCTCAGGAT GTTCAGGACAGTATCTGTAAGTTTGCCAAGAAGGGTCTTACACCATCTCAGATTGGTGTTATCCTTCGTGATTCTCACGGTATTGCTCAGGTTAACAGTGTGACTGGTAGCAAGATTCTCAGAATTCTCAAGGCTCATG GACTTGCTCCTGAAATCCCAGAGGATTTGTACCACCTTATTAAGAAGGCTGTTGCTATCCGAAAGCATTTGGAAAGAAACAGGAAAGATAAGGATTCAAAGTTCAGGTTGATTCTTGTGGAGAGCAGGATTCACCGACTTGCCCGTTACTACAAGAAAACCAAGAAGCTTCCACCTGTCTGGAAATA CGAATCAACCACAGCTAGCACTCTCGTGGCCTAG
- the LOC122596773 gene encoding sm-like protein LSM7 produces MSGRKETVLDLAKFVDKGVQVKLTGGRQVSGTLKGYDQLLNLVLDEAVEFLRDADDPLKTTDQTRSLGLIVCRGTAVMLVSPTDGTEEIANPFVQPDGA; encoded by the exons ATG TCAGGCAGGAAGGAAACAGTTTTGGATTTAGCCAAATTTGTTGACAAGGGTGTCCAAGTCAAGCTCACTGGGGGAAGACAAG TGTCAGGGACACTTAAAGGATATGATCAGTTGCTGAACCTTGTTTTAGATGAAGCTGTTGAGTTTCTTAGAG ATGCCGATGATCCACTAAAGACCACTGATCAAACTCGTAGTCTTGGCTTAATA GTTTGTAGGGGTACTGCTGTTATGCTTGTTTCACCCACTGATGGTACAGAAGAGATTGCTAATCCATTTGTACAGCCAGATGGAGCCTAA
- the LOC122597188 gene encoding uncharacterized protein LOC122597188, with product MALVDNRIVNRQDALLGVVQGNLAYGKFMFTVYPKFALHRESRDFDKSLSFIHQCERTDLMEPGNKVYTVNYLIAYAITNSTHSIEYKEKENITMEDIFSEIGTVEGSKFTEPSQLQENWAINIA from the coding sequence ATGGCACTTGTTGACAATAGAATTGTTAACAGACAAGATGCTCTATTAGGAGTTGTACAAGGAAATTTAGCATATGGTAAATTTATGTTCACCGTCTATCCTAAATTTGCTTTACATAGAGAGTctagagattttgataaatctTTAAGCTTTATACACCAATGTGAAAGAACTGACCTTATGGAACCAGGTAATAAAGTATATACGGTTAATTATTTAATCGCATATGCTATTACAAATAGTACACATTCTATCGAgtataaagaaaaagagaatatCACAATGGAAGATATATTCTCAGAAATAGGAACTGTTGAAGGCAGTAAATTTACTGAACCATCACAGTTACAAGAAAATTGGGCAATTAATATTGCGTGA